One window of the Myxococcales bacterium genome contains the following:
- a CDS encoding site-specific integrase — AAAIDAGIKFRLHDLRASFHNELLRAGVDEIYRKILMGHGKDLAFASTVQERYARVLDADLTRIINSLPSCQQLVAEILEMPVNRSNKHKLESS, encoded by the coding sequence GCGGCCGCGATCGACGCGGGGATAAAATTTCGCCTGCACGACCTTCGCGCCTCGTTCCACAACGAATTGCTCCGCGCCGGCGTGGATGAAATCTACCGCAAGATTCTGATGGGCCACGGCAAGGACCTGGCGTTCGCTTCGACCGTGCAGGAACGGTATGCTCGGGTGCTTGATGCCGACCTAACCCGGATCATAAACTCGCTGCCGTCTTGTCAACAGCTTGTCGCCGAAATTTTGGAAATGCCGGTAAACCGTAGCAATAAACACAAGTTAGAATCGAGCTAG